Below is a window of Manis javanica isolate MJ-LG chromosome 2, MJ_LKY, whole genome shotgun sequence DNA.
GAGAAAACTTCACAGACTGAAACTGAGGCCTGTTTTACAAAACTGTTCACTAGATACACTTTAATACTATCTTTTCAAtgattatgtatatttaaaattatttcaaagttaaaattttttttaaagaaactgacttgaacctatgtatttttctctctcttggagGAGAAGCTTGAGGTATACTGAATGCAAAGGAGCAGTGAGGGAAGACAATCAAATTAGCATTTCAATGACTATCCTTAATGCCAATAACTTTCAACCTTTTCTTAAACTTAGGGGATGTGTGTAGGTCATTTCATTTCCTGTAAATAAGAACTGGAGCTTCTGAACCAAGTGCAGGCTGTTAGTTACCTCCTGTCCTCTTGTGTGTACGTACCCTCAGCTCTAAGTGCCACATTCTTTTTCCACTCCAGGCATTGCAATGCTGGGACTCTGATTCTCCAGGTTTGAGCCTCTTGACCTcacctttgctttttatttccccaGGTTTATGAGTTGGTATGATATTTACCTGGATCTGCCCTTCTGTCAAACTGGCCATACCTGGCCTGCTTTCACCAATGTAGGGTTGATCTATGCCAATGCTGCATTCTTAAGTTACTGTAAGGTGACAGAATAGAGGCACACACACTTGAAAGGAGGGATATCATGGTTCAATGATACCTCCTTCTTGGGAATTGTAACTGGGAAACAAAGACCCTCACTGGCCCTCTCTTTACACCAGTCCCAATCGGAGAGGACAatcagaatctctctcctgggaaTTTGAAATTTTGAACTGGAAGATACAGAAACGTAAGATGAGAACGAAGTATAGCAACTTCTGCCCCCCAAGGGACCCAGAGTTATCTTAATATTGCCATTTCTGAGGCTTGGATACaacctgtattagtttgctatgCTGTTCggacaaattaccataaactgggtggcttacagATATAAAttctttcatagttctggaggtgagAAGTCCAAAATCACGATGTCAGCAGGGCAGAACTCCTTTCAGATTTCTAGAAGAGTGTCTTTGTCTTCCCTGCCTGCCTCGGTGTGTGGCTGTATCCCTCCCGCACTGCCTCTGTCTGCAAGCACCTCCTCTTCTGTGTCTCCCCTCTCCATGCCTCTTCTAAAAACACTGgccactggatttagggcccaacTGGGTAATCCAGGGTGATTTcctcatctcaaggtccttaactACATCCACAAAGACTCTTTTTCTAATAAGGTAACATTCAAAGGTTCAGAGGATTTTATGTGCACCTTATAGGGGGTGGGCACCATTCAACACAATACACCACCATTCCAGTGAATTTTTTCTTAAACTAAAGAGAcctgtttctctttctgggaACCAAAAGAACTTTGATACTTTGGTGTCTCAGTGCTCATGGCAGCAGTTACAAGTGGTTTGCACCATCTGTATTAGCTTGATTTCAAAAGTTCTCCTGTTTTAGTGTAATAAGAATTACTTTGAACTTTTTAAGCAGGTTTTTGCTCTCCTCCCCAGAGTTCCTCAAATTggaatctgaatttttaacaatCCCCAGATGTTCCTGATGataaagaataggaaaaatcGTGAAATCTCAGACCAGTTAATGTCCCattcaaagaaaagcaagaggaaaagcaatgaaaaataatttgaaaattttaatggtGTTTATGtagtaaaaacataaaatcttttaaataaggTACATTCAATTTCTCAGAGCATCTAATATTcagataatttatatttcatacaCTTTCCAACATTAAACAATTGACTAAATAATGCATTTTCTATAAAGTGATATTACAGCTTATACAGGAAAAGGTATATTACAAAACTATTCCACACAGAAAGAATGACAGTACCTATTAAGAAATGCTACaaactttccattaaaaaatatattttatctcttttatttgtcataataataaacagaatatatatatttttcctttctaaaattaaGTCTGACACTACCTTTTCCCCTTAGGATGATAATATGTACAAATCATATCTGAATGAATATAAATAGCAAATACTGCAATAGTGTTACAGATACATTAGCAACTTTTACAGAAACAAATTATGGCTTTCTAATAAAAGCCTCTAGGACAGATGAAATCTCAAAGCTATTTAAATTAGACATTCCCATATTTAGTAAGGCACAATAGAgtctatttttgtatttccagTTGAATTTATGCAAGCATTAATAAGGGAAAATACAGTCAGTAGATACTGGACCAGATCTATCAGTTGGGTAAACTATTTGCAGTTTATTGAACTTTCGGGGGTGATATTCTTTCTCCACACCATAGTTTCTTTTTGTGCACTGTGGCCAAATCGGGTCCTTGGTGATGAGAAAGAAATCACTGTAACCCCAACGCAAGTGACTGAGAAACAGTTTACTCATGCACTGCATCTGGTCCGTCGAGAGGAAACAGCCCAGTGACCATTTCCGGTTATAAGCAGCTTATTTTTACTGACTGAACCTGATTTCCTATCATTTCTAAAAACAGCTTCTGATACAGTCTGTACATAGTAAAGCTGTGAAGGAACCTGATGGTTTTCTTCAGGCTCTGAGTGACAGTTTTGGGAAAGTGGTAGGTCTTCAAGTGCTTTAGTGCATGCATTAGGCCCTTCAGCGTGTCTTGGTCACCATTTTTTATTCTCCACAGGCTGAGCAGCTTCAGGATCTGCTCACTCGGTTTGCATGCCTTCGTTGTTTTCTCAATGTCTTCGCTTGAGACTTTCTTTCCTGGCAAGCTTTCCATCAAGCTGCGAAGCTGCTCGAAGGTGAGGTTTATGTGTCCCATGTGCCGCTGCACGCTGTTTTCACACAGGTCGATATCTACATAAAGCAAAAACCCAAACAGATATTCACATAATGTATATTCTAGTATCACCCCAAAACTACCATAGGCAGAAGAGGTTCTCTCAGAATTTCATGACTTTGTTTTAAGGATaaacttctttccttttgtgggggttgggggcagaggCTATGTGACACTAGTTACTGTCAAGGACTGAGCTTAATATTGTTCTgaattttaataggaaaaaaatgctttataCATTCTAGGCATTCAACAAAGCTTTGTGAAAAGCCCTTATTTTGAATTAACGGTAGAAAATGCAGATATATCACTCTGTTTtctaagaaaaactgaagaaattaaaaccataacatttcagaaaaacagaaataaactattCAAGTTAGTATTTTGTAATATAAACTTTCATTATTGATACCCAATATGTGTGCTATTTTAAGAGTTAGGTGCTTCAGTTTTTAATAAATAGCCTCACATTACCACCATGGAGGAACTCTGAAAACCCAATAATGTGGGGTCAAAGAACAATAGGAGATACGCAGCCTAGAGAATATTTCAATAATGAGCTAGGACATAAGCGTAAGTGGGAGTAACTAACATTTCTAATGGCAGGAGTCATTTACTATCTGTGAGCCCTAAGGCAAGTCAGTGCATCTTTCTGGACTGAAatgtcctcatttataaaatagggagTTTGATCCTTTCCAGTTCTAACAGTCTCTAATTCTCTACTTCCCTTTCATTTTGCCTCAGGGCTAATTATACTTTCAAAGAATATGTTTTGTTTgccaaaaacagaagaaaagttcACTCTTTGCACAAGTAAAGGCATTCAGCTGTCAAAGACGTTAGTCTCCTAAAATCTGTTGCTTCTGTTTCAGATGTTCCAGGCTTTCAGGTGATATATGGCTCCTTAGTCATTTAGCTGTAAGTGAGGAGCAGAATGGATTTCTCATTGACATTATTTGCACTAACACCTCCCTCATTTTTTCTGGCATGTTCTCCAATGCTAATTGAAACCAGAACTCTTTCCACTGTACATCCTAAAGCTTACAGTCCACAATGGGTGCAACTtacttttcccctttttattctctcccatcataacacacacacacacagtttttaaaGGGAGATACCTTATAAAACTCTAAAACATGAGAGTACTTGGCTTTAACTAGCTCTTTCTCCAAGAAACTCAAACACTTTACAGAACTTATCTCTTTAATTCTCACGTGTGttattaaaatggtaattttaaaaCAGGCTATGTTATGAGGATTAATGTGAAGATATTTGTTAAGACACTTAGAGGTTCCCTGCAGAGAATTACCAAATAACTACAACACACTTTCTTAGTGGAAATGCAAAGTAAGATCCAATGTGGTTAAACAACAAGGCAGGTTAGAGTTGGAACACTAATAAAACTGTAGGGGATCTAGAAGCAGGTTTCTTGAGGTCTAGTCGTGCATTTGAAATGCACTGTCCCTTCTTTTAGAGCATTCAGAGCACTTTGAAAAGAATTGGGATATAGAACAGGTGAGAATAAAACCTTGCATGGCTGCTCTAGGTATAGCTTCCACAGTATCACTTGGTGAAAACTTTTTCAGCCCAATAATAATTCCACAGGGAAAATATCCATTCACACAAGAGGTACACAGTCTTATTCCTGATTTATGATAAATGGGTGTCTCTGATTTCTgatccacttgttcatttcaGGTTACCATACCTTGGAAGATCTTCTTGACCATATCTTGCTCTTTGTTTTGATGTTTCCATAACTTTAGCAGCTGGAAAGTTTGTTCTTGTGAGCTGTGTCGCCGTTTTATCCTCTCCACATTCTCTGCATTTATTTTGGTGCCAGGCAAATTGTCTACCAAGACACTAAGCCAATTAGGAGTCAACTTCGTAGGAACAGCAAACCTGAAGAATGCTTCCTCACACAGGGTGACATCTAAAGGAAGGTCAGAAAACCAAGAAGATTTGGTCAAGCCTTGGACTCTTGAAAGTCTAatggacaaaaacaaaaaaaaacctcacaCAATTGAGTTTTCTAAGGTATATAATATGCTAAAACCTGAAGTTTGAATAAAAACCTGTCAGCTGGTCTGAGTGGCAGATTGTGAACCCAACAGGGCTTATGTCCTCTCTAACATTCTTCTAGGGCATTTGAAGGGGAAGaggttaaaaaaatgattaataaatataatacTACTCCAAATAAATCACAGCAAAAATTCTATGATttaacatatacataaatatattttaatgtaaatattaaacATTC
It encodes the following:
- the TNFRSF11B gene encoding tumor necrosis factor receptor superfamily member 11B, with protein sequence MNKLLCCALVFLDISIKWTSQEVLPPRYLHYDPETSRQLMCDKCPPGTSLKQHCTARRKTVCVPCPDHYYADRWHSSDECLYCSPVCKELQFVRQECNRTHNRVCQCEEGRYLELEFCLKHQTCPLGFGVLHAGTPERNTVCKRCPDGFFSNETSSKATCRKHTNCSTFGLLLTQKGNATHDNICSGNSELTQKCGIDVTLCEEAFFRFAVPTKLTPNWLSVLVDNLPGTKINAENVERIKRRHSSQEQTFQLLKLWKHQNKEQDMVKKIFQDIDLCENSVQRHMGHINLTFEQLRSLMESLPGKKVSSEDIEKTTKACKPSEQILKLLSLWRIKNGDQDTLKGLMHALKHLKTYHFPKTVTQSLKKTIRFLHSFTMYRLYQKLFLEMIGNQVQSVKISCL